The DNA region gagcccagtaggctcaagaatctgtacaccagttgattgacagttgagaggcgggaccaaagagccagagttcaacaacccttgcaagcacaactaggtgagtacacacacacacacacacacacacacacacacacacacacacacacacacacacacacacacacactcacacacacacaatcaccttgTACAATTCCTTCAGATGTAAAAAACTTACCTTTCTCGGCATTTTCTACCAACTTCATTTACAAATTTTAAAAGTTAGTTTCTTTAAGAAAACAATAAATAGACACCTTCCTACAGTAAGGTCTGGACCAatcaggttgtagtggatatgtagtgggcctgagggccgctccaaacaCATCGTTGGCCCTAGTTATTACAAGTCAACCCAAGCCCCCCGGGACGGGCTTGTAGAGTAGAACACTTAAAACCTTctacaggtatactccaggtagtcTACAACTTCCTCCTTCGCCTTCAAAACAGTTTACATTAACAAATAATTTATCAGATAATAAATTATCCGATAATTTATCAGATAATTTGTCTAAACTCAATGTTAAAATTCTTCATTACCTTTAGTTAATGTTAAATTTATATCAGTATTTTTGTCAATATAGATATTTTGGAAACTATAAAATCATTTGATAGATATAACTatacataacaataataatatccatctatctatatttaatatttattttattatatttattaatttaatttaaaaatttgttttaatttctattttttttttttttttttgcctttttAGTGCACTTCCTTTTAGATTTTTCCATTTAACAAAAATAATTTGTACATGATTGATAGAAACATAAACAATCTAATAATATTTTTATTGATAGTTTTACATCAAAATACATAATCTTCAGAGTATGTTTGTCAGTCTATAGCAAGTTCTGATCGCCACTGCCTTATGCATAGTTGTAAACAAACTTTCTAAATGTGTCTACCTGCTATTTGTAAATCGAATTAAATTACCTATTTACATATTGTAAATGTGCTGTGAAAACTAAATTGTAATATCACATGTAATGGCCAATAACTTTGTACAATAAATTTTACAGATGAAACGTGGAAAAATAACACTAGGATCAGGTCCTAGATTTACAAAGACTTAGCGAAAATggagttcctgtgtgtgtgtgtgtgtgtgtgtgtgtgtgtgtgtgtgtgtgtgtgtgtgtgtgtgtgtgtgtgtgtgtgtgtgtgtttctggtcACGCCATCTTGAGTGCGTCAACTCAAGTGCACTCTCCCAAACGGCCGTAACCGATGGTCACAATCGCGTGTGACTGGAGCACACTCTAAGTACACTCTTGGCGTTTGAGTGAGTGAATATCTGGGATGCACTCAACACTCCATCAAATGGAGGGAAAGACCGAGTTAATTGGGCGACATGGATGGAATTGTGGATGGATAGACATTGAAGGGGAAGCCAACTAAACTGAAGTAGAATAGTTGGCAATGGAAATGATTCACTGTGAGTGTGTCGGGTCTGTGAAGGATCTGGTTTACATAGGAACGTAGGTAGGTCAATCCTAGCCCCCGAGATGACAGCCGTATCCACacaattaaaaaaaacaaaacaccACTATGGTTTATAATACTTCCTATATACAGTCCTATTTACACTGAGCACTGGGATTAATTTAGAGGATTTACAAGCCCCTCGCGAGAGCTTGTGATGAGGAGCGATGAGAAATATGAGACGACGGTGAGAGGTGAGGATAATGGAGATGATGAGGATGGgaatgagagagatagagagacgctGATTAGAGAGACAGGACAGGGGGGATGGATAGGTCTTTAGACCTGCGATGCGGCCTCTGAGCGATAGTAGGACGGCGctgtgaggggagagggagaggaggaggagaggggagaggtgagaggcgaGGAAGGGAGAGAAGCCGTCACGGTGAGAGCAGATCCCACCAGAGGAGATCCGCCCGCCATGGAGGATGCGAGAGAGCGCAGGACATCCGGCCGAAGCGCTTCGGGTCGCAACGTCTCTTGTCGCAGCATTTCGTGTCTGAGAGCATCGTGCCGCAGCTCCGGTCTCAGGGCTTCGGGTCTTATGGTCTCTGGTCTCAGGGCTTCGGGTCTGAGTGCATCTCTGAGCGGGTCTGAGTGCATTGGCGGCAGGATAGGCAGGCCGGGCGGGTACAGGCGGTAGGCCAGGGGCTTCTGTAAGGCTGCGGCAGCTGCGGCTTGGCGGTAGTACAGGTCGACGGAGGCTGCGGCGGGGCTgagagcggcggcggcggcagcggctGCGGCTGCGGCAGAGGACGGCTGCGGcgggtagggccatccgtacggcgcgCTGTAAATCCTCTGCACGGCGGCGTAGTTGCCAGCCTCGGCCAAGAGCTCGAGCCCGACCGCCGTCTGTCGCTTCCACTTCGTCCTGTAATGGGGAGGGACACGACAGGTCACGACAGGTCACGAAAAATAAGAGTTACCAATAGAGTTAATAGGTCAGTACGACTAACATGGTAATAGATATTGAATAGACATTGAATAGATATTTAATAGCTATTAAAGAGATATTAATAGCCATTGAATAGATATTTAATAGTTATTGAATAGATATTGAATAGATATTAATAGATATTTCAATAATTATTTGCTGAAGGCACTGAAAAAACCTGATTGGTTTCACGTGTGAAGGGATCACTTACCGTCTGTTCTGGTACCAGGTCTTGACTTGGGTGTCGGTCAGGTTCAGCTTGGCGGCCAGTTCCATGCGGTCCTGGACACTTAGGTACTTCTGCCGCTCGAAACTCTTCTCCAGCGTCTGTAACTGGTTGTCTGAGAACGCCGTCCGGGCCTTCCGTTGTTTCTTGCAAGGTGGAGGTACAGAGCCGTCAGcgcacccttcgccgttttctgtGGGAGGAGGAAAACACAATCCGTTAATATAAGACTCAAATGAGAGGACAGGCTTATATATATTAATCTCCTACCACCTCATATGTATtagctcactcacactctcacacatgcATTACTTATACCTTTTTTTACTCATGctaccccccctaccccctcatgagtgacctcacacactcacagattTCTTCATCGTTTTCTGAGACCAATTGACACCGACTTCAAATAATCAGTATTAATATGTCCAAACTACGTTAACTCGTTCCCTTTGCCCTCTCCTAGGGAAAGGGAGGACCCTTTCCCTTACCCACCCAGGGGAAAGAAGGACTCCTTCCCTTTACCCTAAAGggagggagtttttttttttagttgcaCCTATACGGCGAAATTCAAACAAAATTAACGATGAAAAATACATCGTAAAATAGTAATTAAATTTTTTAATGCAATTCTATGTGAGGTGAACATATGAATGACAAGTCCAGAGTGACAGGAAAATGTAGTAACAGGAAAATACATCAACAGGGTACTACAGCAACAGCATAATACAACAACAGGAAAATACATCACCAGGGCACTACAGCAACAGCATAATGCAACAAcaggaggaagagtcaaccacataAATATACACTAACAGAAATAATAAAAGCCTATTTAGGCCCAAATAGCACGTGCTTAATCCATAAACCGGAACCACGGAAAATAGGATAAGGGAGATCCCCCTTATCCTAAGGGGGACCCCCCTTATCCACGGTTAGGATAAGGGGGCACTTTACATTGACCGATTTATTGACGTTggtaaaccttaggaggacgggcctgTATACCCTTGAAGGATACCCTTTCACTTCATCCCCTCTATCACTTGAGTGTCACCCTCCAATCTCATTCTACCACTCAAGCgtctcttccccccacccccctgggtCACAGCCTTTCCCCTCCACAGTCATaaagtcacccctcccccccttcctccaacCCAAGCACTTAAGCGCCACCTCCCCTCCTCTCACAGTCCACTTAAGCGGTTACCCTCAAAACCCATATCAAACTCATTCCGATTAGTAATGCTCATCTGCGTGGGCCCACTGTTGCCACAACCGCTCAAGCGGTGAGACCCATCGTATATCGCTCTGACGATATACGATATACGATATTTCCACATATAACAAACCCTCCGGCGATATATATAAACTCACAGGCACTGAAATCGCACAGTCAAGTGCTTTGCAATCATAGCAGTGTCCAAAAGGAGATTTATTTCCAAAAAAATCAACACAGGAAGCATTTCGCTATCCTTAGAGGGtgttttattgtttttatttttttttgggggggggatatTAAGATGTCCTCAGTAACGCATATTGATAACGAACGACCTCGTATCtcattgatgattgattgattgatgaagattaagccgtccaagaggtggcacgggcatgaatagccccgttaaTGTCTTTGATTGCTATTCACAATCTTTGTAGATGTTAATGCCGCGTTTATCCCAGACCAAACAGCTACTTGGTCGTACGACAGGCGTGCGGAATCGTTCGCGTGTGTACGGCttgggacgcaggttcgaatcctcgtcacggcccttgtggatttgttcattgggaGATCGATGTCGCAAGGAaaggaagggggggtgggggggactgaTCTGGGATGCGatgagtgtgggggggaggagggggaaggggggatatGCAATGTTGAATCCCCTCTTAAGAGAGTCTTAATATGTGGTTTGGTGTAGTCTCTCCCTCTGTGTATCGTGTAGAAAACGTACATAAGAGGTCGGAcggtgtgtacatatatatatatatatatatatatatatatatatatatatatatatatatatatatatatatatatatataaatatggccTACCTAAGGATACAACAACACAAAATTGTTGCCTAATTCCTGGacagctatttactgctaggtaaacataggcattaggtgaaaggaaacttgaCCCCAATGTTTATGCCCCGCCAGAGAATCGAACTTTCGATCCTCGGTTGTGAGTCGAGAAGGTAGCCCACTGAActacagagcccccccccccttgtaagcTATGCAACACAATGTGAACAAATTGCTAAACAAGCCAATTACACATAAACTAGCAAGTAAACAGTCCAGAAAAGTTACGTAATACGCCGGATTTTGCACGTATTGGGCCAAAGCGTAAAAATATCTTAAGGGATTTAAGGAAATTTTAAGTGATTAAATTTCCCTTAAAATCTTAAGGGATTTTAAGGAAAAACACCGCAATATTGACGTATTATTGCCCTGAAGATTATCTGACGTTTCTGACAAGGcaaaaccattttttttttttacggagtggtaaTAAAGAGACCTGAGTGTATGAAGAACCAGGGTGGttggtggggttgggggggggggatgttggcgGGCTACGAACGGCGTCCCGGGGTCGGCGCGGCGAATCGGTGGCAGGAGGGCTTGAACGCGTCGGTCGCGGCAGTAAGGCGACACGCTCGCTGCCAACGGAAGTTGCGTTAATTGATGACGATCACCGCGGATCGCTTGCCACtcccggtggggggggggaggggaaaggggaatcAATTAAAACCCCGGACtactccgagagagagagagagagagagagagagagagagagagagagagagagagagtgtgtgtgacagcACAGAAACAGAAAACAGATTTAATAAACAAATGTTAAAAACCCCATTATCACTTCTTTAACCttacaaccacttgggctggacggtagagcgacgatctcacttcatgcaggtcggcgttcaatcccccgaccgtccaccaagtggttgggcaccattccttatccccccgtcccatcccaaatccttatcctgacccctttctaagtgttatacagtcgtaatggtttgacgctttcctctgataattccttccttcgccaaccgggctgtggtgggtatgtgggcctgcgggccgctccaagcaatagcctggtggaccaagctctcacaagtcaagcatggcctcgggccgggcttggggagtagaagaactcccagaaccccatcaagcaggtatcaaccttaTAAATGACTTCTTAAACATACCACAAATTCTCAACTTAATCTACGGGTGATTTACCCGAAAGATCTTCAAGATGACACACCATTCTTGACACACCTCGGTCTGACACCAGATATAATCCTAGACAGTGTATACATCGCTGGACCCCCCCAGACTGACCCCTacctgtgtcatgtgtcatgtgtctGGAAGATAGGAAGATAAACTTCACAGCAACAAAAATGATCCCAGAACTAAGTCCAAGTGTCCTGGGACGAAGAATATTGGAGACCAAACATGAAAGAGCGAATCTTCCCGAGAATCTTTAAAAAAATAATGAATAAATTGAAAGATATTTAATCCGGATTTCTATAAAAGGCTCAATATTGCTATATAGAAGCCATTCTGTAGCTCTcacaaggggcaacagcttcaagctcaacaagccacaatgtaggatccAAAAGAGATGCTTTTTTTTTTAGCTCGTAACATAACAAACATTTTCAACAGCCTATCCTTTTTTTAGGAAGCTTTTAATACCAATAAAACACCAGCTTAAAATCCAGTAAGAAAAAAATCCTCAGGAATACtgggatttttttttgggggggcggGGAATTAATTGACAAACtaaaggcttcctgtccccgtcaatACCACTAAATTTGGCCCATTAAATAATAACTGACATTTGTGCATAAGGATTCAGTTGACTTTATTATAGAGCctaataattattttttattgtttgTAGTGTCTTCAATTCGCTTTATTATCGTTGTTTTACTTAGTATTTTATTTGCTCTTATTATGGTTATTAAttcttataattatttttttattgttgcaaTTAAATTTATCGTTCAGTAATAAAGTAGTTTTCGTAATAAAAattataataccaataataataatcccattttaaattacaaaataattatctaatattttatacaaaaaattaatacAGCAAAAATATTTTTAGTTATAATTATTATCACTAATAAGTTCCCCAGTGCATGGCAAGATTAAATAGTGCATGACAACATGGTAGATCATATGGCACCTTAGCAGAGTGCATGGCAGCTTGGTATATCGCACTGCGGCATGGTATATCGCATGGCAACATGATATAGCGCATGGCAACATGATATAGCGCATGGCAACATGATATAGCGCATGGCAACATGATATAGCGCATGGCAACATGATATAGCGCATGGCAATAGTATAGCACATGGCAGCATGGTAGAGTGCCTTTGAACATGGCAAGAGTGCATAGCAACATGGTATACAGCATATGGCAACATGGCAGAGTGAATCGCAGCATGAAACAGTGCCAAGTAAGTCATCATTCTTGACTACCCTGCATGCTAAGTCATCATCCGGCACCCCTGGAATGATAACTGTACCTGTGGATGGGTGGGTGTGATTTCAGAGGTTGTAAATCAGATCTGTAAATGACCTTGAATTGTCCGCTAACGCTAACGACCCCTCAgcgaaccaccaccgccacatctAACGAGCGCGAATTACAACGACCGGAATGACAGCGACACCCAACGAGAAGGACCGCGAACCGCAACGACCGCGAGCGACAGCCGACCTAGAATGACACTAAACGTCGAACGATAGCGAAGAACGACAAGAGGAATATTTCCGTAACGACTAAACTACTGCCAACGACAATTCAATAGACACCATGGACTATTGAAAACTGATAGACTTCCGAAACTAGATATTTAAGACGACACTTCGAGCCGAGACGACCGAGAGAACGACAAGTTAAAATACCTTCAAATCGACCACATTACCAAGAGAAAATTCCACCACGACCAATAATAACAACACAAAAATACTTTATAACACAAACCCCAATAAACTTGATGAACAAGGCACTAACAACGACCGTCCTTAATTACCCAAAATCGCCACCACTTAATCCTCCTCGTAAATCCGGTCCATAAATCCCAATATAATATGGTAATAACAGCCAACGTACAGGAAAAAAATCGCCTTGTTGTGGTGATTACAAAGgacaggcgagagagagagagggagggagagggagagggagggagggagagtgagagaggggaagggagggaggagtcgCCTGTCGTTAACTACCCTGTTGGGGGAATTACGCTCTTGCTCTCACCCTCGTTAGACAGTCATGAAGCTGTGAGCACGATTGTTTCTCGTGAATAGCTAATGAGGTGGTGGTTAGTCATTAGCCAccgagggaggggaaggaagaggtgagagatgggaggggagggaggggtgagaggggggatcTAGGAGGGGGAGCGGGGTGTTGGGAATGGGAGcgcagagggggtggagagggaagtaATGGGGTGGCAAGGGAAAAAAAGTGGGTGTGGAGAGGAATAAagtgggtggggagagagagataaaggttATCGTTCTGAGGAGATGAAAAGGGGTGACGCTGAACTGGGGAGATGTTAAGGGGGGTGACAGAGAAGAAGGGGGGGTGCAGGGGGGGTGCAGGGGGGGTGTGTGGGAAGGGAAGAATGGTGGCAGTTAAATAGCCAAATTAATTACTGAATGGTTAAAGAAAAGGTTGAGAACACTCCATCAAAGTTCCAACTTAACCTTTGTAAACATAACTCCCATTACAAAATACCCGAAAAATAACAAAGTTTTCCCATTAAAAACACAACCTCGATTTCCTTTGCAGAAAACATTACTTGAGGTAAAACGCTCGATTGGTGTTTTAAATCATTAATATATACGAAAAACACACATTCCGCCTCGGAGTCCCGTCACTATTCCATGCTTCTATATGCCCTCAAGTCGAAGATAAAACGTGGAAAAGAAAGAATAGCGGATGAAACAGAAGGGAAGGGGAACAAAAGACTGAAAGAAGGGGAAAATATAGCAAATACAGAAATAACATTTTGAGAGTGAATaataaggttgttgttgttgttaaagattcgctactaggaacaaacagttccgagtagcacgggctatggtgagcccgtagtgaataaTAGGGAATAAAGCTGATTTTTCATAGCCTTCCGTTGATCTTCATTGTCTGGGTACTGGTGGCACCTAAGTGGGTACTGGTGTCACGAAAGTGGGTACTGGTGTCACGAAAGTGGGTACTGGTGTCACGAAAGTGGGTACTGGTGTCACCTAAGTGGGTACTGATGTCACCTAAGTGGGTACAGGTGTCACCTAAGTGGGTACTGGTGTCACGAAAGTGGGTACTGATGTCACCTAAGTGGGTACTGGTGTCACCTAAGTGGGTACTGATGTCACCTAAGTGGGTACTGGTGTCCCCTAAGTGGGTACTGGTGTCACGCAAGTGGGTACTGGTGTCACGCAAGTGGGTATTGTTGATTGTCGGTAAACCAGAGAATTCCGCTATACCAAAGGTCTTgcctcatgcaagtcggcgttcaatacccgaaTATTTCATTCGGCAAATTATATTTCATTCAGGCATTGTGTGGAGTACCATGCTAACCCACTCACCTGATCATAGGGTCCAGAAGCTCCTGCATTTGTTACACAATTATGAGACATATGTACGTTCTTCTGGGCGACCTGCCAATTGTCTGGTAGATGGTGAACAGCCGTAACAACCACGATGTAACGACGCAACTGTCGTCTACATCATTGAAGCGACAGTTCATAGCCAAGTAGATCACGGCATTAGCGTGTCCGTAAGGTAACTATCCGGCAagacggagacagacagacagacagacagacagacagacagacagacagacagacaggggggtggggggacaaTGAACATCTATTTAAACATTGTTAACATCTATGTAAACAAACATaaacgacaatcgacttgagaatggtcccggacggaccgaaacgtcgtcgtcccttcaccttctagtgtgtggtctggtcaacatacctaaACATTTCATTGAGATGAGTGAAGCAATCAGGAATTGGCAGGATATACATACACGTGTCGAGCTCATCTACACATATGTATCCTATAGTCTGACACGTGGTCATACTCCTACATGAGTCTGACCACGTGTCAGACTCATGAGTTACACCACATTTTAAACCAGAACAAAACAAAGACTCATCACAATCAACAAGACAAGATCTCCGAAACGTTCTGCCTGAAAGGA from Procambarus clarkii isolate CNS0578487 chromosome 31, FALCON_Pclarkii_2.0, whole genome shotgun sequence includes:
- the LOC123747524 gene encoding barH-like 1 homeobox protein, with protein sequence MTVEVCTRVGVRVSAAPKDESQAGGGNSPSHETSEAPTPRPKFMITDILAQHKPPPPVSTHTQAAAPPTPPIQEPKDLSLTRSHSEDDDIDLEGDASHDEEDPDTNDTENGEGCADGSVPPPCKKQRKARTAFSDNQLQTLEKSFERQKYLSVQDRMELAAKLNLTDTQVKTWYQNRRTKWKRQTAVGLELLAEAGNYAAVQRIYSAPYGWPYPPQPSSAAAAAAAAAAALSPAAASVDLYYRQAAAAAALQKPLAYRLYPPGLPILPPMHSDPLRDALRPEALRPETIRPEALRPELRHDALRHEMLRQETLRPEALRPDVLRSLASSMAGGSPLVGSALTVTASLPSSPLTSPLSSSSPSPLTAPSYYRSEAASQV